Proteins encoded by one window of Oscillatoria sp. FACHB-1406:
- a CDS encoding PD40 domain-containing protein, with the protein MKALRGLRYAIALTLLSLTVGCQTPDAPIGSTSLNSRYNDEQPALSGDGRWLAFVSNRNGRSEILVYDRRQKRFVQLPGLLVQDAIAQSPSLSLTGRYMTYLINNQGRADLALYDRAIGRSQILSGNYRSWIANPKISPNGRYIVFESARKGQWDIEVLDRGPEIELDIPEGSPVN; encoded by the coding sequence ATGAAGGCGCTTCGAGGGTTAAGGTACGCGATCGCATTGACGTTACTGAGTTTGACGGTCGGCTGTCAAACTCCAGACGCGCCCATCGGCTCGACTTCCCTCAACAGCCGCTACAACGACGAACAACCAGCGCTTAGCGGTGACGGGCGCTGGTTAGCTTTTGTCTCCAATCGCAACGGTCGCAGTGAGATTTTGGTGTACGATCGCCGCCAGAAGCGCTTCGTGCAACTGCCGGGATTGCTGGTGCAAGACGCGATCGCTCAATCCCCCAGTTTGAGTCTGACCGGGCGCTATATGACCTATCTGATTAATAATCAGGGACGCGCCGATCTCGCTCTCTACGACCGCGCGATCGGGCGATCGCAAATTCTCAGCGGTAACTACCGCAGTTGGATTGCCAACCCCAAAATTAGCCCCAACGGGCGTTACATCGTCTTTGAATCCGCGCGCAAAGGCCAATGGGACATCGAAGTTCTCGATCGCGGGCCGGAAATCGAACTCGATATCCCCGAAGGCAGTCCCGTTAACTAA
- a CDS encoding RloB family protein, whose translation MAKATKIGRTKLIDREENQRDARLFIIATEGRETEKQYFSLFHSPRIKIEVLATGEDNQSAPQYVLTRLNKFVEKYALSSDDVLCIMFDVDRWTKKELSAICKEAKQKKYQLLVSNPCFEVWLYLHLDELNITGDRCEVFEKEIRHRLGSYNKSNLDLKFFQDCIEVAVKRAKDLHPSARQYWPNTPGSHVYRIVEIILQALQSETGDAEQLEGVSDDVQ comes from the coding sequence ATGGCAAAGGCAACAAAGATTGGTCGGACTAAATTAATCGACCGCGAGGAGAATCAGCGAGATGCAAGGCTTTTTATCATTGCAACAGAAGGAAGAGAAACGGAAAAGCAATATTTCTCCCTTTTTCACAGCCCTCGTATCAAAATCGAAGTTTTGGCTACAGGAGAGGATAACCAATCTGCACCACAATATGTTTTGACAAGATTAAATAAATTTGTCGAAAAATACGCACTTAGTTCGGATGATGTTTTATGTATCATGTTCGATGTCGATCGCTGGACGAAAAAGGAACTAAGTGCAATCTGTAAAGAGGCTAAGCAAAAGAAATATCAACTCTTGGTTAGCAATCCATGTTTTGAAGTTTGGTTGTATTTGCATTTAGACGAACTTAATATCACGGGGGATAGATGCGAGGTTTTTGAAAAGGAAATTAGACATAGGTTAGGAAGCTATAATAAAAGCAATTTAGATTTAAAATTCTTTCAAGATTGCATAGAAGTTGCCGTAAAACGTGCTAAAGATTTACATCCATCTGCACGGCAATATTGGCCGAACACACCTGGTTCTCATGTTTATAGAATTGTGGAAATTATTTTACAAGCACTTCAATCGGAGACGGGAGATGCCGAGCAACTTGAGGGCGTTTCCGACGACGTGCAATAG
- a CDS encoding DUF6173 family protein gives MNYNSDINRDIARLQKKSDHLQKSTREGIEERSGYANVMYQSLLREIKEFESELKADEEVGAYIANLGGSSYLRIESISYRDPYYLILIGQNEDRRVKLVQHVTQINILFVVIKIKPEEDREPRRFGFEI, from the coding sequence ATGAACTATAATTCCGACATAAATCGAGATATAGCTCGCCTTCAGAAGAAAAGCGATCATCTTCAGAAAAGTACGCGAGAAGGAATTGAAGAGAGAAGTGGCTACGCTAATGTAATGTATCAATCTCTTCTTAGAGAGATTAAAGAATTTGAGTCTGAATTAAAAGCTGACGAAGAGGTGGGAGCATATATTGCTAACTTAGGGGGAAGTTCCTATCTGCGTATAGAATCAATATCTTACCGAGATCCATACTACTTAATTTTAATAGGTCAGAATGAGGATCGAAGAGTTAAGTTAGTACAGCACGTCACACAAATAAATATTTTATTCGTAGTTATTAAAATTAAACCAGAAGAAGATAGAGAACCACGTCGTTTCGGATTCGAGATATAG
- a CDS encoding MBL fold metallo-hydrolase, translating to MTIKMKRRQLIRYGGASLLTAAGLLATSDWERAQAQSRGNLTVKALGHTCFLFSGGGMRILVNPFRTLGCTKGYRLPKVEADLVLVSSQLFDEGAAENLPGNPRTLFEAGAFEVRNTQFQGIELNHDREGGRRFGKNVAWRWTQAGVNILHLGGAVSQIGIEEQILIGRPDIAFIPVGGGPKAYTPEEALQALKAIRPKIAVPTHYRTQAADASACDIVSVDSFLELAAEFPVSRIGDTLALSPGNIPQDGTVIRVMGYRF from the coding sequence ATGACGATTAAAATGAAACGGCGACAGTTAATCCGCTACGGCGGCGCAAGTTTGCTGACCGCAGCCGGTCTTCTTGCCACCTCGGACTGGGAGCGCGCGCAAGCGCAGTCTCGAGGCAACCTGACCGTAAAAGCATTAGGTCATACTTGCTTTTTATTCTCCGGCGGCGGAATGAGAATCTTAGTCAACCCCTTCCGCACCCTCGGCTGCACTAAAGGCTATCGCTTGCCAAAAGTCGAAGCCGACCTCGTATTAGTTAGCAGTCAGTTGTTTGATGAAGGCGCAGCCGAGAATTTACCCGGAAATCCCCGAACTCTCTTTGAAGCAGGCGCATTTGAAGTTCGCAACACGCAATTTCAGGGCATCGAACTCAACCACGACCGCGAAGGCGGACGCAGATTTGGGAAAAATGTCGCTTGGCGCTGGACGCAAGCCGGAGTGAATATCCTGCATCTCGGCGGTGCGGTCTCCCAGATTGGCATCGAAGAACAAATCCTCATCGGTCGCCCCGATATCGCCTTCATTCCCGTCGGCGGCGGCCCCAAAGCCTACACCCCCGAAGAAGCCCTGCAAGCCCTCAAAGCCATTCGCCCCAAAATTGCCGTTCCCACCCATTACCGCACCCAAGCCGCCGATGCTAGCGCCTGCGATATCGTCTCCGTAGACTCATTTTTGGAATTAGCCGCCGAATTCCCCGTCAGTCGCATTGGCGATACCCTAGCCCTTTCCCCCGGAAATATCCCCCAAGATGGAACCGTAATTCGGGTCATGGGATATCGTTTCTAA
- a CDS encoding Ycf66 family protein: MVNFGVGPAFVLGVFLAVAGAGLYFLRSVRPELSRDHDIFFAAVGLVCGLILMFYGWRLEPALQFGQFLLAGTTIFFAYEAIKLRGIATEQARRTTPIVDEDRPVSRVYQKEAKLDDYDPYEGRRLEGARDRRPDYEAEERRPQRNSRGTRPRTEESQRTRRSRPAPDRRTAPSGPLRDRYEDWNETESYEETDYAASRSRRSRPETVEDEPPGRQKTRRSRPGDTDFDATPVDYQPIESEEEASNGYNSDYDERPRPKRESRYDEPPARSRNDYDPMNYGQPYEDDEEDEGEYDEGDEGVEPRRSSDRFDY, translated from the coding sequence ATGGTGAATTTTGGAGTCGGCCCTGCCTTCGTGTTGGGGGTTTTCCTGGCAGTCGCAGGAGCGGGATTATATTTTTTGCGATCGGTACGCCCGGAACTGTCGCGGGATCACGATATCTTTTTTGCGGCAGTCGGTTTAGTCTGCGGCTTAATTTTAATGTTTTACGGCTGGCGCTTGGAACCGGCGCTTCAGTTCGGTCAGTTTTTGCTGGCGGGGACGACGATCTTTTTTGCTTACGAAGCGATTAAGCTGCGGGGAATTGCCACCGAACAGGCGCGGCGCACGACTCCGATTGTGGATGAAGATCGCCCGGTGAGTCGCGTTTACCAGAAAGAGGCGAAGTTGGATGATTACGATCCTTACGAGGGTCGCCGTTTGGAGGGCGCGCGCGATCGCCGCCCGGATTATGAAGCCGAGGAACGCCGTCCCCAAAGAAATTCCCGAGGAACTCGCCCCCGAACTGAGGAAAGCCAGAGAACTCGGCGTTCTCGTCCCGCTCCCGACCGTCGCACAGCGCCAAGCGGCCCCCTGCGCGATCGCTATGAGGATTGGAACGAGACGGAAAGTTACGAAGAAACGGATTATGCGGCGAGTCGATCGCGCCGTTCTCGCCCCGAGACCGTTGAGGACGAACCACCTGGCCGCCAGAAAACGCGGCGATCGCGTCCCGGCGATACCGATTTCGATGCAACACCGGTCGATTATCAGCCGATTGAGAGCGAAGAAGAAGCGAGTAATGGCTATAACTCGGATTACGACGAGCGCCCTCGCCCGAAGCGCGAATCTCGCTATGACGAACCTCCGGCGCGATCGCGGAACGACTACGACCCGATGAATTACGGTCAGCCTTACGAGGATGACGAAGAAGACGAGGGTGAGTACGATGAGGGCGATGAAGGAGTCGAACCGCGCCGCAGTAGCGATCGCTTCGATTATTGA
- the ilvA gene encoding threonine ammonia-lyase, biosynthetic — MYCDYLVQILTARVYDVARETPLEFAPNLSARLNNQLLLKREDLQSVFSFKLRGAYNKMANLPPDVLAKGVIAASAGNHAQGVALAARRLGTRAIIVMPVTTPQVKVDAVKARGGEVVLHGDTYDDACAYARQLEADKGLTFIHPFDDPHVIAGQGTIGMEILRQCQQPIHAIFVAIGGGGLIAGIGAYVKRIRPEVKIIGVEPVDADAMYRSLKAGKRVRLPQVGLFADGVAVREVGEETFWLCQQYVDEVILVDTDATCAAIKDVFQDTRSILEPAGALAIAGAKAYAEREQIEGETLVAVACGANMNFDRLRFVAERAELGECREAIFAVTIPEQPGSLRKFCDCMGKRNLTEFNYRIASEKEAHIFVGVQIQDRADAIRMREGFEACGFQTLDLTDDELTKMHLRHMVGGHSPLAHNELLYRFEFPERPGALMKFITAMSPNWNISVFHYRNHGADYGRIVIGVQVPPDEMQEWQAFLDGMGYRYWDENQNPAYQLFLG, encoded by the coding sequence ATGTACTGCGATTACCTCGTTCAAATCCTCACCGCGCGCGTCTACGATGTCGCCCGCGAAACGCCCCTAGAATTTGCCCCCAACCTCTCCGCGCGCCTCAACAACCAACTGCTACTCAAACGGGAAGATTTACAGTCCGTCTTTTCCTTTAAGCTGCGGGGCGCGTATAACAAAATGGCAAACTTACCGCCGGATGTGCTGGCGAAGGGCGTGATTGCTGCGTCGGCGGGAAATCACGCGCAAGGGGTTGCCCTCGCCGCGCGCCGCTTGGGAACTCGCGCGATTATCGTCATGCCGGTGACAACGCCGCAGGTGAAGGTGGATGCGGTGAAGGCGCGGGGCGGCGAGGTGGTGCTGCACGGCGATACTTACGATGATGCTTGCGCTTATGCGCGTCAGTTGGAGGCGGATAAGGGCTTGACGTTTATTCACCCGTTTGACGATCCTCATGTGATTGCGGGGCAGGGTACGATTGGGATGGAGATTTTGCGGCAGTGCCAACAACCGATTCATGCGATTTTTGTCGCGATCGGGGGCGGCGGTTTAATAGCAGGTATTGGCGCATATGTCAAGCGAATTCGCCCAGAAGTTAAGATTATTGGGGTTGAACCGGTGGATGCGGATGCGATGTATCGATCGCTAAAAGCCGGAAAGCGGGTAAGATTGCCGCAGGTGGGGCTATTTGCCGATGGGGTAGCGGTGCGCGAGGTGGGAGAGGAGACGTTTTGGTTGTGCCAGCAGTACGTTGATGAAGTAATTTTGGTGGATACGGATGCGACTTGCGCGGCGATTAAGGATGTGTTTCAGGATACGCGATCGATTTTAGAACCAGCGGGGGCGCTCGCGATCGCGGGAGCAAAAGCCTACGCCGAACGCGAACAAATCGAAGGCGAAACCCTAGTTGCAGTCGCTTGCGGTGCTAACATGAATTTCGATCGCTTGCGATTTGTTGCCGAGCGCGCCGAATTAGGGGAATGTAGAGAAGCAATTTTTGCCGTTACCATTCCCGAACAACCGGGCAGTTTGCGAAAGTTTTGCGACTGCATGGGCAAGCGCAATTTAACGGAGTTTAACTATCGCATTGCCAGCGAAAAAGAAGCACATATTTTCGTCGGAGTTCAAATCCAAGATCGCGCCGATGCAATTAGAATGCGAGAAGGTTTTGAGGCTTGCGGGTTTCAAACGTTGGATTTAACCGACGACGAATTAACAAAGATGCACTTGCGCCATATGGTGGGCGGACATTCGCCTTTAGCGCACAACGAACTGCTTTACCGCTTCGAGTTTCCCGAACGTCCCGGCGCATTAATGAAGTTCATAACCGCCATGAGTCCGAATTGGAATATCAGCGTTTTCCACTATCGCAATCATGGGGCGGATTACGGGCGAATTGTCATTGGCGTGCAAGTTCCTCCCGATGAAATGCAGGAATGGCAAGCGTTTTTAGATGGGATGGGCTATCGCTATTGGGATGAGAATCAGAATCCGGCGTATCAGTTGTTTTTAGGGTAG
- a CDS encoding S8 family serine peptidase: MRFFQRLFGKPQPSRKTTKGFGQTFVLEPILTPSGLLDFDSGDDSPDFDSTDIPDFHPVEITDFAQHPLINDADLQEIDFFGADGDPDLFADSAVDFDSLPDSPTDVDASEPLDIDGDVDLKLTSDQSLDNLEPPDDSGDADDFLPPPVITTDNSNPVFQQGVFTVDSSGQVGVDFLYDGGGYQGELAIFNLDGLDDFDFENPEEFRAFLLEASDRALSDSNLGHVAISDLTEGAKFSGNLPEGNFNAGEYVGVKTFEMNPGDRFAVMIVPNGSVQRLHDILSAGEDLPFKLQPLFSLGTANPNDSFHMAQFADVTGDGNTFAMEDLRTDGWTDQDYNDIVFQVRGATGEAVDLDEVINPDNDWRGTDIGQALIGYAIDRAYESDIPFLTERIWQNPEYRLHLLEAFSQSEDPRFDSAIEILTTSALKDDFDFSQLSGQVRILEQALNDPANHAILEALQTNIIAFTPGFEAPNLEIAEVFTDTVEHYGGAGYVGNASSGVVRIGDGYIQEFNSGGAGSGAILYGDGYERAIFLSGEEWQTFQANGGVQTQGYPTEHPVPPSDGGEPIELPSDDLTLPAPNGGGVQPQDSNVLPDSSGVQPQVSNVLPNSGESQPLNPGISPNDGDIQPQNSPTSPIYTNPANGNRYFLTQQNTWANAQSQARAAGGNLVTINNATEQAWLNSTFGNTERLWIGLTDSELYGATEGNFRWVSGEPVTYTNWLPGNPDNWHHTSTLEGEDFGEMNYGSPGQWNDAPSVNNAGMAVSFRGIVEILNRAPVVSANNQIAYPYQTIVPSFSAIDPEGTPISYYAFYDSNSSNTSGYITVNGVRQAAGQAIYVPSSQLNTVRFVGGSSPGDDGLYVSARDNHLWSNWTSFNVNTDSAPNTLGSARDIILGQSLAEYVSEYDRDDYYRFTINNLSRVNLNLSGLSADADLNLLDAFGNVIAVSTLSGTSPDSITRDLNPGTYYVRVNRFDGSTNYTLATSAQILQPNRPPVVNANHQTVAPGQAIFPNFTVSDPDGNAITHYRFQDLSNGGGYFTFNGIPISSGQVLELPASQIGSLRFVGGSNLGDDRVQISAFDGKVWSDWRDFTISTDTAGNITSAARNINLTSSWQSLGEYVSPFDTDDYYRFTLNGNNRVELSISGLSSDADLYLLDSAGNMLASSTLSGSSIDSIIRELNAGTYFVRVKQFNGSTNYNLNYRGIPVVTGPQFTSFSVTDASGDGTSDTVFQRGALRFNWATNVAANNVRMYARHNSTGVITDLGNVSNGGLVNLNTQPLASGNYSVYAQAQDANGNWGRSAEVPMRVLAFNLQNANSIRKGSFNNDSHVFSNMTEGSVFIGHGGSDILDLSSFNLSNVTFDQNRRAVFGGTTFDWMRINSTGQEVYFQGYEQLKFANNQVFNLGVTPNDPLFSQQWNLKMMDVPGAWRFTTGSSQILLGNIDSGLNYHQDLSRIISDPSQSDDDSTVKSYGHGTGVQGIMAANANNGIGLAGINWNSSTYVTDIFGPDGLPGERALSDVGNYARNTGQNAVVNNSWGYAPGTGQDTVQRDAMNNSAYRDNTLYMFSSGNDDVYPVNYPARWSTELSNVMAVGAVDDRGWRITKNMTEGGGLSAGGSTWKWSPDGWGSNYGTGLSLVAPTFVPSTHIDGSYYQYYDSRHPGFGGTSAAAPNASGVASLVWSANSSLIASDIRNILTSTANRNFGWFNSNEYGAGLIDAEAGVRRADALGRNGSVASLFDHRGLFFG, from the coding sequence ATGCGCTTCTTTCAACGTCTCTTCGGTAAACCCCAGCCGTCTCGCAAAACCACCAAAGGTTTCGGTCAAACCTTCGTTCTCGAACCCATTTTAACCCCTTCTGGTTTACTCGACTTCGATAGCGGTGATGATAGTCCCGACTTCGACAGCACGGATATTCCCGACTTTCACCCCGTCGAAATTACCGACTTCGCCCAGCATCCCCTCATCAACGATGCAGATTTACAAGAAATCGACTTTTTTGGTGCCGATGGCGACCCCGATTTGTTCGCCGATTCAGCAGTAGACTTTGATAGCTTGCCCGACTCGCCAACGGATGTTGATGCAAGCGAACCCTTAGATATTGACGGCGATGTCGATTTAAAACTCACCTCAGACCAATCTCTTGACAACCTCGAACCGCCCGATGACAGCGGCGATGCTGACGACTTCCTGCCGCCTCCAGTCATAACGACGGACAATTCCAACCCCGTTTTCCAACAGGGCGTTTTTACTGTTGATTCGAGCGGACAGGTTGGCGTTGACTTCCTGTATGACGGTGGCGGTTATCAAGGCGAACTCGCCATCTTTAACCTCGACGGTTTAGATGACTTTGACTTCGAGAATCCCGAAGAATTCCGCGCCTTCCTCCTCGAAGCATCAGACCGCGCCCTGAGCGATTCTAACCTCGGTCATGTGGCGATTTCCGACCTCACCGAAGGCGCTAAATTTAGCGGCAACCTCCCTGAAGGAAATTTCAACGCTGGGGAGTATGTAGGCGTGAAAACCTTCGAGATGAATCCGGGGGATAGATTCGCCGTGATGATTGTTCCGAATGGCAGCGTACAGCGCCTCCACGATATTTTAAGCGCCGGGGAAGACTTACCCTTCAAACTGCAACCGCTGTTCTCCCTCGGTACGGCAAATCCCAATGATTCCTTCCATATGGCGCAATTTGCCGATGTAACTGGCGATGGCAATACGTTTGCGATGGAAGACTTGCGAACCGATGGTTGGACAGACCAAGATTACAACGATATCGTCTTCCAAGTGCGCGGCGCAACTGGGGAAGCCGTCGATTTAGATGAAGTTATCAATCCTGATAACGACTGGCGAGGGACGGATATTGGTCAAGCTTTGATTGGTTATGCGATCGATCGCGCCTACGAATCAGACATTCCTTTTTTAACGGAAAGAATCTGGCAAAACCCAGAATATCGCTTGCATCTCCTCGAAGCTTTCTCGCAATCTGAGGATCCGCGTTTTGATAGCGCGATCGAAATTTTAACGACCTCAGCCCTCAAAGATGACTTTGATTTCAGTCAACTCTCGGGACAAGTTCGCATCCTCGAGCAAGCCTTAAATGACCCAGCCAATCATGCGATTTTAGAAGCGCTACAAACTAATATCATCGCCTTCACTCCAGGCTTTGAAGCACCCAATCTAGAAATCGCCGAAGTCTTTACCGATACAGTAGAGCATTACGGAGGTGCGGGTTACGTCGGAAATGCAAGTAGTGGAGTTGTTCGTATTGGCGATGGTTATATCCAAGAATTCAACTCCGGCGGCGCGGGTTCCGGTGCGATTTTGTATGGCGATGGTTACGAACGAGCAATCTTTCTCTCTGGAGAGGAATGGCAAACGTTTCAAGCTAATGGCGGAGTCCAAACTCAAGGATACCCAACCGAGCATCCAGTACCTCCAAGTGATGGTGGCGAACCGATAGAGCTTCCTTCAGACGACCTCACGCTTCCTGCACCAAATGGCGGTGGAGTGCAACCCCAAGATTCTAATGTCTTGCCCGATAGCAGCGGAGTTCAACCTCAAGTTTCTAACGTCTTACCTAATAGCGGTGAGAGCCAACCTTTAAATCCCGGAATATCGCCGAATGATGGCGATATTCAACCCCAAAACTCTCCAACATCGCCCATTTATACCAACCCAGCTAACGGCAACCGTTATTTCCTTACCCAACAAAATACTTGGGCTAACGCTCAAAGTCAGGCTAGAGCGGCTGGGGGCAATTTGGTGACGATTAATAATGCTACCGAACAAGCATGGCTTAACTCAACCTTTGGGAATACCGAGCGCCTTTGGATTGGTCTGACGGATAGCGAACTCTACGGTGCGACTGAGGGGAATTTCCGTTGGGTGAGTGGCGAACCGGTGACTTACACGAATTGGCTGCCTGGGAATCCAGACAATTGGCATCACACCTCAACTCTTGAAGGTGAAGATTTTGGGGAAATGAATTACGGTTCCCCCGGACAATGGAATGATGCACCGAGTGTAAACAATGCAGGAATGGCAGTTAGTTTTCGTGGGATTGTCGAAATCTTAAATCGCGCTCCCGTTGTATCTGCCAACAACCAAATCGCATATCCCTATCAAACAATTGTTCCATCCTTCTCTGCGATCGATCCCGAGGGAACGCCTATCAGTTATTACGCTTTTTATGACAGCAATAGCAGCAACACAAGCGGTTACATTACTGTCAATGGTGTCCGGCAAGCAGCGGGACAGGCTATCTACGTTCCTAGCAGTCAGTTGAACACGGTTCGCTTTGTTGGTGGCAGTTCGCCAGGAGATGATGGCTTGTACGTTTCCGCTCGAGATAATCATCTTTGGAGTAATTGGACAAGCTTCAATGTTAATACAGATTCTGCACCCAATACATTAGGCTCAGCGCGGGATATCATCTTAGGTCAATCGCTCGCAGAATATGTCAGCGAGTACGATCGCGATGACTACTATCGCTTTACAATTAACAATCTCAGTCGGGTTAATCTCAATCTTTCCGGTTTGAGCGCCGATGCCGATTTGAACTTGCTTGATGCTTTTGGTAACGTTATTGCTGTTTCTACACTATCTGGAACTAGCCCAGACTCCATTACTCGAGATCTCAATCCGGGAACCTATTACGTTCGAGTGAATCGCTTTGATGGCAGCACTAATTACACGCTTGCGACCTCAGCGCAAATCCTTCAACCCAATCGTCCTCCAGTTGTCAATGCGAATCATCAAACCGTTGCCCCCGGTCAAGCAATTTTCCCAAACTTTACAGTTAGCGATCCCGACGGCAATGCCATTACTCATTACCGCTTCCAAGACTTAAGCAATGGTGGCGGCTATTTCACGTTTAACGGCATACCCATCTCTAGCGGTCAAGTCCTTGAACTTCCTGCTTCTCAAATCGGTAGCTTGCGATTCGTCGGTGGAAGTAACTTAGGTGACGATCGCGTTCAAATTTCCGCTTTTGATGGCAAAGTCTGGAGCGATTGGCGCGATTTTACTATCAGCACCGATACCGCCGGAAATATTACCAGTGCCGCTCGTAATATTAACTTAACCTCCTCTTGGCAATCTCTAGGAGAGTATGTCAGTCCTTTCGATACTGACGACTATTATCGATTCACGCTCAACGGTAATAATCGGGTTGAACTCAGTATCTCTGGTTTAAGTTCCGATGCCGATTTGTACCTGCTTGATTCTGCTGGCAATATGCTGGCTTCGTCTACCCTGAGTGGGAGTAGCATTGATTCGATTATTCGAGAGTTGAATGCAGGCACATACTTCGTGCGCGTGAAGCAATTTAACGGCAGTACAAACTACAACTTAAATTATCGCGGTATTCCGGTCGTCACGGGGCCGCAATTTACCAGCTTCTCCGTCACCGATGCTTCGGGAGATGGCACGAGCGATACAGTGTTCCAACGCGGTGCGCTGCGATTTAACTGGGCGACAAATGTAGCAGCTAATAACGTCCGGATGTATGCTCGACATAACAGTACGGGGGTTATTACCGACTTAGGAAATGTCAGTAATGGCGGATTAGTTAACCTCAATACTCAACCTCTTGCTTCTGGCAATTACAGCGTCTACGCTCAAGCCCAAGATGCTAATGGTAACTGGGGGCGTTCGGCGGAAGTTCCTATGCGCGTGCTGGCTTTCAATCTTCAGAATGCGAATAGTATCCGTAAAGGCAGTTTTAACAACGACTCTCATGTTTTTTCTAATATGACTGAAGGGTCGGTGTTTATCGGACACGGTGGTTCGGATATTTTAGACTTGTCGAGTTTTAATTTGAGCAATGTTACGTTCGACCAGAATCGTCGTGCTGTCTTCGGCGGAACGACTTTTGATTGGATGCGAATTAATTCGACGGGTCAAGAAGTTTATTTCCAAGGCTACGAACAGTTGAAGTTTGCGAACAATCAAGTTTTTAATCTAGGGGTTACTCCTAACGATCCTTTATTTTCACAACAGTGGAACTTAAAGATGATGGATGTTCCGGGTGCGTGGCGATTTACAACTGGCTCTAGTCAAATTCTGTTGGGGAATATTGATAGCGGTCTAAATTACCATCAAGATCTAAGTCGAATTATTTCAGATCCATCACAATCTGATGATGATTCAACGGTCAAATCTTACGGTCATGGGACTGGCGTACAAGGAATTATGGCAGCAAACGCGAATAATGGTATAGGTCTTGCAGGGATTAACTGGAATAGCAGCACTTATGTCACTGATATCTTTGGTCCAGACGGGCTTCCAGGGGAGCGTGCGCTCTCTGATGTTGGGAATTACGCTCGCAACACAGGTCAAAATGCAGTAGTTAACAACAGTTGGGGATACGCTCCAGGAACTGGTCAAGATACCGTTCAGCGAGATGCCATGAATAATTCTGCATACCGGGACAATACCCTTTATATGTTTTCGTCTGGCAATGACGATGTATATCCAGTTAATTACCCAGCCCGCTGGTCAACAGAATTGAGTAATGTAATGGCTGTGGGTGCTGTTGATGATCGCGGATGGCGGATTACCAAAAATATGACAGAAGGCGGAGGATTATCAGCTGGTGGCTCTACCTGGAAGTGGTCGCCTGATGGCTGGGGTTCCAACTATGGAACAGGTCTGAGCTTAGTTGCACCAACATTTGTTCCTTCCACCCATATTGATGGTAGTTACTATCAATACTACGACAGTCGCCATCCGGGTTTCGGCGGTACATCTGCGGCTGCACCCAATGCTTCTGGGGTTGCATCTTTGGTTTGGAGTGCCAACTCTTCTCTCATTGCATCGGATATTCGGAACATTTTAACTAGCACTGCGAATCGTAATTTCGGTTGGTTTAATAGCAACGAATACGGTGCGGGTTTGATTGATGCTGAAGCAGGGGTTCGTCGTGCCGATGCGTTAGGGCGCAATGGTTCTGTGGCGAGTTTATTCGATCACAGAGGACTATTCTTTGGCTAA